The following proteins come from a genomic window of Gimesia chilikensis:
- a CDS encoding DEAD/DEAH box helicase: MTIDFPEVRFRGTLRPSQAEAISVIEQQLNSGKKRLHIVAPPGSGKTVLGLYLWAQHVRRPALVLSPNSAIQSQWAARTDLFHSPVDTRQFVTTDSEQNALLTSLTYQSVTLPRQGDSEIEEAALEYWIELLIAREQAQDPLEAFTWIADLKQHNPDYYEKRFRTYRKTVRDQLVLSGNALDLLHTSSQETLTQLKSRGVGLIIFDECHHLMGHWGRVLADAHDFLEQPVIIGLTATPPDEKGKLQEDIDRYHNFFGPIDYEVPIPAVVKDGYLAPYQDLAYFVRPATEELTYIANTDDQLQQIMETLCSEKEATPLISDGDDPTDTSLVPQERVEPLPEWLLSRLQNLELPSGKVDDWTTFERRDPSLADAARLFLQQRGLELPSHVPPLDITNIDEEIPRLNYWGPVLDRYIRHRLRRSPASEDQELATQTVDQLRLLGLQITETGSQPCASPVGRVIAYSRSKIQALIPVLRAEMQNLGATIRAVVIADFEKTSATSAEVEHLLDEEAGGAIAAFKELVRDPETDKLNPVLLTGSSVLIDDDIGELLQTAAEQWLADRKIEVTLSLQPYDGFHVLNGSGAQWSPRVYVEMITDLFQQGLTCCLVGTRGLLGEGWDANKVNVLVDLTTVTTSMTVNQLRGRSFRLDPDMPTKVANNWDIVCIAPEFTKGLDDYERFIKKHKRLFGVTDDGLIEKGVGHVHAAFTEIKPEGLEGSVQLLNSDMLTRASKRDDSRALWRIGEPYQGLPLKTIELNNGSRVGGSSGFPPFSGIRQPWSSHSLTKAVSQAVLAALQETNLISSNSRMQVGERSGNYIRVFLDQAPEDDCDRFLEAVQQVFGPLQGARYVIPRVVHEIEDTWISSLLPDLLGRYFRKRQEQLAMVHAVPSELARNKQLVSVFEKHWNQYVSPGEACFAYRGKGAELLEHAQRSGLSPHAKIHRKEIFV, from the coding sequence GTGACGATTGATTTCCCGGAAGTCCGTTTTCGTGGCACACTCAGGCCATCGCAGGCTGAGGCGATTTCGGTAATTGAACAGCAGTTGAACTCCGGCAAAAAACGACTGCACATCGTCGCACCTCCCGGCTCCGGCAAAACGGTGCTCGGTCTTTATCTCTGGGCGCAGCACGTCAGACGTCCCGCCCTGGTCCTGTCTCCCAATTCGGCGATTCAATCTCAATGGGCGGCTCGTACCGATCTGTTTCATTCGCCCGTCGACACCCGGCAGTTTGTCACGACAGACTCGGAACAGAATGCACTTTTGACTTCACTGACCTATCAGTCAGTGACTCTCCCACGACAGGGAGACTCCGAAATTGAAGAAGCAGCGCTGGAATACTGGATCGAATTACTGATCGCCCGAGAGCAGGCCCAGGATCCTCTGGAAGCGTTCACCTGGATTGCGGATCTCAAACAGCACAATCCCGATTATTACGAGAAGCGGTTCCGTACCTACCGTAAAACGGTACGTGACCAACTGGTGCTGAGCGGGAATGCACTCGATCTACTGCATACTTCGTCTCAGGAAACGCTCACACAGCTCAAGAGCAGGGGAGTCGGCCTGATTATCTTCGACGAATGTCACCACCTGATGGGGCACTGGGGGCGCGTACTCGCGGATGCACACGACTTTCTGGAACAACCCGTCATCATCGGCCTGACCGCCACGCCTCCTGACGAAAAAGGGAAACTTCAGGAGGACATTGATCGCTATCACAACTTTTTCGGACCGATTGATTACGAAGTGCCGATTCCCGCGGTGGTCAAGGACGGCTATCTGGCTCCATATCAGGACCTGGCTTATTTTGTGCGTCCTGCGACGGAAGAACTGACTTATATCGCAAATACCGATGACCAGTTGCAGCAGATCATGGAAACCCTGTGCAGCGAGAAAGAAGCGACTCCTCTGATCTCTGATGGCGACGACCCCACTGACACGTCTCTCGTGCCACAGGAGCGGGTTGAGCCACTCCCAGAATGGCTATTGTCTCGCCTGCAGAATCTGGAACTGCCTTCCGGCAAAGTGGATGACTGGACGACCTTTGAACGCCGCGATCCTTCACTGGCAGACGCGGCCCGTCTGTTTCTGCAACAACGCGGACTGGAACTTCCGTCACACGTACCACCGCTGGACATCACCAACATCGATGAAGAGATCCCCCGACTGAATTACTGGGGGCCTGTACTGGATCGCTACATCCGACATCGCCTCCGGCGTTCCCCCGCGTCAGAAGATCAGGAGCTGGCGACACAAACCGTCGATCAGTTGCGGCTGTTGGGACTGCAAATCACGGAAACCGGTTCACAGCCCTGTGCGTCCCCGGTAGGACGCGTGATTGCGTATTCGCGGAGCAAAATCCAGGCACTGATCCCTGTCCTCCGAGCCGAGATGCAGAATCTGGGAGCCACGATACGCGCCGTGGTGATAGCTGACTTTGAAAAGACTTCAGCCACCTCAGCGGAAGTGGAGCATCTGCTCGATGAAGAAGCGGGAGGCGCCATTGCTGCTTTCAAAGAACTGGTCAGAGACCCGGAAACCGATAAATTAAATCCCGTGCTGCTCACCGGTTCCAGCGTGCTCATTGATGATGATATCGGTGAGCTTCTGCAGACTGCAGCCGAACAATGGCTGGCTGACCGAAAGATTGAGGTCACGCTCAGCCTGCAGCCTTACGATGGATTCCATGTCCTCAATGGCAGCGGTGCACAGTGGTCTCCTCGGGTGTATGTAGAGATGATTACGGACCTCTTTCAACAGGGACTCACCTGCTGCCTGGTGGGAACCCGGGGGCTGTTGGGGGAAGGTTGGGACGCGAATAAAGTCAATGTTTTGGTAGATCTGACAACTGTGACGACATCAATGACGGTCAACCAGCTTCGAGGCCGTTCTTTTCGCCTGGATCCGGACATGCCCACTAAAGTTGCGAACAACTGGGACATTGTCTGTATTGCGCCGGAATTCACCAAAGGACTCGACGACTACGAACGCTTTATCAAAAAGCACAAACGCCTGTTCGGCGTTACCGATGACGGCCTGATCGAAAAAGGCGTCGGTCATGTCCATGCTGCTTTTACCGAAATCAAGCCGGAAGGTCTCGAAGGTTCGGTGCAGCTACTAAATAGTGACATGTTGACACGTGCTTCCAAACGAGACGACTCACGTGCCTTGTGGAGAATCGGAGAACCCTATCAGGGGCTACCGCTCAAAACGATTGAATTGAATAACGGTAGCCGAGTAGGGGGAAGTAGTGGCTTCCCCCCTTTCAGCGGAATTCGTCAGCCCTGGTCGTCCCATTCACTAACGAAAGCTGTCAGCCAGGCAGTACTGGCAGCGTTGCAGGAAACGAACCTGATCTCCAGTAACTCCCGAATGCAGGTCGGGGAACGTTCCGGAAACTACATTCGTGTGTTTCTGGACCAGGCCCCCGAAGACGACTGCGATCGCTTTCTCGAAGCCGTACAACAAGTATTCGGTCCACTTCAGGGAGCACGATATGTAATCCCCCGTGTGGTGCACGAGATTGAGGACACCTGGATTTCCAGTCTGCTGCCTGATCTGCTGGGGCGATACTTTCGCAAACGTCAGGAACAACTGGCGATGGTACATGCGGTCCCTTCCGAACTGGCCCGCAACAAACAGCTCGTCTCTGTATTTGAGAAGCACTGGAATCAGTATGTCAGTCCGGGCGAGGCCTGCTTCGCTTATCGAGGTAAAGGAGCAGAGCTGCTCGAACACGCGCAGCGCAGTGGACTGTCACCGCATGCGAAAATTCATCGCAAAGAAATATTCGTCTAA
- the galE gene encoding UDP-glucose 4-epimerase GalE, with amino-acid sequence MTILVTGGAGYIGSHCVRQLIQSGKKVCVIDNLSRGHRAAVPAEASFFQLDLLETEPLTEIMKSQRIEKVIHFAALAYVGESVADPLPYYTNNTAGTLSLLRAMRQARVSQLVFSSSCATYGIPDQLPITEDSPQRPINPYGWSKLFVEQILKDCASSYPNFGFIGLRYFNVAGCSKDGAVGEDHNPETHLIPNCLRTALGQQSHITVLGNDYPTPDGTCIRDYIHVEDICSAHLLALNALTTQSSRFYNVGLGQGFSVQEVISTSEKVTGCPIPVDIQPRRPGDPPMLSASHERISSELGWSPKYRSLEEIIQTAWDWFRTHPAGYRTDNP; translated from the coding sequence ATGACCATCCTGGTGACCGGCGGTGCCGGCTATATTGGCTCGCATTGTGTCCGGCAGTTAATTCAGTCCGGCAAAAAAGTCTGCGTGATAGACAATCTATCACGGGGACATCGTGCAGCAGTCCCTGCTGAAGCCTCTTTCTTTCAGTTGGATCTGCTGGAGACCGAGCCACTCACGGAAATCATGAAATCCCAGCGGATTGAAAAGGTCATTCATTTTGCAGCCCTGGCCTATGTTGGGGAATCGGTTGCGGATCCTTTGCCCTATTATACCAACAATACTGCAGGTACGCTCTCGCTGTTACGGGCCATGCGTCAGGCACGTGTCAGTCAGCTTGTTTTCAGTTCGTCCTGTGCAACCTACGGCATTCCGGATCAACTTCCCATAACAGAAGATAGCCCTCAACGCCCCATTAACCCTTACGGCTGGTCGAAATTGTTTGTCGAACAGATCCTGAAAGACTGCGCCAGCAGTTATCCCAACTTCGGTTTTATCGGCTTGCGTTACTTTAACGTGGCAGGCTGCTCGAAAGATGGTGCGGTAGGGGAAGATCACAATCCGGAAACACACCTGATCCCCAACTGTCTTCGTACCGCCCTGGGACAGCAATCGCATATCACAGTGCTGGGGAACGATTATCCGACTCCAGATGGAACCTGCATTCGCGACTATATTCACGTGGAAGATATCTGTTCTGCCCACCTGCTGGCCCTGAATGCATTGACCACGCAATCCAGCCGTTTTTATAACGTTGGTCTGGGGCAGGGCTTCTCGGTTCAGGAAGTGATCAGCACATCGGAAAAAGTGACAGGCTGTCCCATTCCCGTTGATATCCAGCCACGACGCCCCGGTGACCCCCCCATGCTCTCCGCTTCTCACGAACGGATTTCGAGCGAACTGGGCTGGTCTCCGAAATACAGGAGTCTGGAAGAGATCATTCAGACAGCCTGGGACTGGTTCCGGACTCATCCCGCCGGTTATCGGACGGATAATCCATAG
- a CDS encoding acyltransferase family protein → MTQNTPNSESHEPETIPLQKTPETESVTPPAIPPETAEKEQQEQKQGNTPPVSQRLTSLDAYRGFVMLAMASGGLYIANAVRNSPEILQQYDGTQWESSWKHLWQTLSYQLSHVEWTGAGFWDLIQPSFMFMVGVSMPFSVRKRKQKGDSTLRIWGHAIFRSVLLVALGVFLSSRSGPHTNFTFANVLCQIGLGYLVVFFYVNRSFVTQLIGVVTILGGYWFFFYQYMPAEAELTAVKNYLTEVKHLDESEWTQFSGFGEPWNKHTNAAASVDRQLLNQFPRYEEPYQEQKFWVNHGGYQTLNFIPSIATMLFGLMSGQLLMSNRLDKMKVKWLLQAGLICFVISMLLDTSIWPVNIEQWEWHLVPIVKRIWSPGWAIFSAGWAFWFLAVFYWIIDVKGYKKWAFPFVVVGMNSIAMYIMAQLIRPWIQKSLEMHLTTVDKMTGWSVAGSLFSSDCPYAPIAVSATVLFVLWLICLWMYLQRIFIKI, encoded by the coding sequence ATGACACAAAATACTCCGAATTCAGAGTCACATGAGCCGGAAACCATTCCTCTGCAGAAAACTCCGGAAACAGAGTCTGTCACACCACCGGCGATTCCTCCTGAAACCGCTGAAAAAGAACAGCAGGAACAGAAGCAGGGAAATACACCTCCGGTCAGTCAGCGTCTGACGTCTCTGGATGCCTATCGTGGATTTGTCATGCTGGCGATGGCCTCCGGAGGACTCTACATCGCCAACGCGGTGCGGAACTCACCTGAAATTCTGCAGCAGTATGATGGTACCCAGTGGGAATCCTCGTGGAAGCATCTCTGGCAGACACTCTCCTACCAGTTAAGTCATGTAGAGTGGACTGGTGCCGGTTTCTGGGACCTGATTCAGCCGTCCTTCATGTTCATGGTTGGCGTTTCGATGCCCTTTTCGGTACGCAAGCGGAAACAGAAGGGGGATTCCACGCTCCGCATCTGGGGGCATGCCATTTTTCGATCGGTGCTTCTTGTGGCTCTGGGAGTCTTTCTCTCTTCTCGCTCGGGCCCTCACACCAATTTCACTTTTGCGAATGTTCTCTGCCAGATTGGCCTGGGTTATCTGGTGGTCTTCTTTTATGTAAACCGGTCTTTTGTGACGCAGCTGATTGGCGTCGTCACCATTCTGGGAGGTTACTGGTTCTTTTTCTATCAATACATGCCTGCAGAGGCAGAGTTGACTGCGGTCAAGAACTACCTGACTGAAGTCAAACATTTGGACGAATCGGAGTGGACTCAGTTTTCCGGCTTTGGAGAACCGTGGAATAAACACACAAATGCGGCTGCTTCTGTAGATCGTCAGTTGCTGAACCAGTTCCCCCGCTACGAAGAGCCCTATCAGGAGCAGAAGTTCTGGGTAAACCACGGGGGCTATCAGACGCTCAATTTTATTCCGTCCATCGCGACCATGTTGTTTGGCCTGATGTCCGGACAACTGTTGATGTCCAACCGCCTGGATAAAATGAAAGTGAAATGGCTATTGCAGGCGGGCTTGATCTGTTTCGTGATATCGATGTTGCTGGATACTTCAATCTGGCCGGTCAATATCGAGCAATGGGAGTGGCACCTGGTTCCGATCGTCAAACGGATCTGGTCCCCCGGCTGGGCAATATTCAGTGCCGGCTGGGCCTTCTGGTTTCTGGCGGTATTCTATTGGATTATCGACGTCAAAGGTTATAAAAAGTGGGCCTTCCCCTTTGTTGTCGTTGGCATGAATTCAATTGCCATGTACATCATGGCGCAGTTGATTCGTCCCTGGATTCAAAAGTCGCTCGAGATGCATCTGACCACGGTCGATAAAATGACCGGCTGGTCTGTGGCCGGTTCACTGTTCAGCTCAGATTGTCCCTACGCCCCGATCGCTGTATCTGCGACGGTTCTGTTTGTATTGTGGCTGATCTGCCTGTGGATGTATCTACAGCGGATCTTTATCAAGATTTGA
- the queF gene encoding preQ(1) synthase, whose amino-acid sequence MSEADSPRSLLETFENPYPNRDYVMETVCPEFTSVCPKTGQPDFGTLIITYIPDQVCFELKSLKLYLQSYRNVGAFYEDVTNRIMDDLVAVTDPRWLELRAEFTPRGGISSTITVSHHKAGSGE is encoded by the coding sequence ATGAGTGAAGCCGATTCCCCACGCAGCCTGCTGGAAACGTTCGAAAATCCCTACCCCAACCGTGACTATGTCATGGAAACGGTCTGTCCCGAATTCACCTCGGTCTGCCCCAAAACCGGTCAGCCTGACTTCGGCACACTGATCATCACTTATATCCCCGATCAGGTCTGTTTCGAACTGAAATCACTCAAGCTTTACCTGCAGAGCTATCGCAACGTAGGTGCCTTCTACGAAGACGTGACCAACCGCATTATGGATGACCTGGTTGCAGTCACTGATCCGCGTTGGCTCGAACTGCGAGCAGAATTTACTCCCCGGGGCGGGATCAGCAGTACCATCACCGTGTCACACCACAAAGCAGGTAGCGGAGAGTAA
- a CDS encoding GntR family transcriptional regulator, producing MQILTLTKYIKADLIARLSRDELSPDALTLAALSDHYQVSVTPIYHAINELIEEGYLYREKNRRLCVNQEKMSDAQTAAKSPQPAPPEDHFKRITDDLLTMSLNGESVFLREMASAKKYDISRTSLRNIFNRLAGDGMLEHVPRRGWKLRSFNQHDLDAFIEVRVVLELKALDLAKESLDKGVLQKILDGNQVPGTDEEPLQIDNSLHEYLIKQSDNYYIISFFDRHGRYFDLLFLWESNDRDAAIQEIQQHQRILTALINEDWTTAREELELHLRSNHPVLSQLKR from the coding sequence ATGCAGATTCTGACTCTCACCAAATACATCAAAGCCGACCTGATCGCCCGGCTGTCGCGGGATGAACTGTCTCCCGATGCGCTAACACTGGCGGCACTCTCAGACCATTATCAGGTGAGTGTTACCCCAATCTATCATGCGATCAATGAACTGATTGAAGAAGGGTATCTCTATCGGGAAAAGAATCGGCGGCTGTGCGTCAATCAGGAGAAAATGAGCGATGCCCAGACCGCGGCTAAGTCCCCCCAACCAGCGCCCCCCGAAGATCATTTCAAACGTATTACCGATGACCTGCTCACGATGAGCCTGAATGGTGAATCCGTGTTTCTGCGGGAAATGGCGTCGGCGAAAAAGTATGACATCAGCCGCACCAGTCTGCGGAATATCTTCAATCGGCTGGCCGGTGACGGAATGCTGGAGCATGTCCCTCGCAGAGGCTGGAAGCTGCGTTCATTCAATCAACACGATCTCGATGCCTTCATCGAAGTTCGCGTGGTCCTCGAACTCAAGGCACTGGATCTGGCGAAAGAGAGCCTCGATAAAGGGGTGCTGCAGAAAATACTGGACGGCAACCAGGTTCCCGGGACTGATGAGGAACCGCTGCAGATCGACAACAGCCTGCACGAATATCTGATCAAACAGTCGGACAACTATTACATTATCAGCTTTTTTGATCGACACGGTCGCTATTTCGACCTGCTGTTCCTCTGGGAATCCAACGACCGCGACGCAGCCATCCAGGAGATCCAGCAACATCAGCGAATCTTGACCGCACTCATCAATGAAGACTGGACGACCGCCCGCGAAGAGCTGGAATTGCACCTCCGCAGCAATCACCCGGTCCTCTCGCAGCTCAAACGCTGA